The Brassica napus cultivar Da-Ae chromosome C7, Da-Ae, whole genome shotgun sequence genome has a segment encoding these proteins:
- the LOC106374223 gene encoding CTD nuclear envelope phosphatase 1, translating to MATKLIIKKSAIPINRHQRSCFRRHRKTQIGCTSPAATAVIASINKSIYRCQRSILCLFSRVDGRLGTRGFKILKSHESANNLKTPYSLIHDRSGKSFDETKKTIVLDLDETLIHSSMEKPEVPYDFVVRPEIDGQILTFFVIKRPGVDDFLKRVGEKYQIVVFTAGLREYASLVLDKLDPERRVISRSFYRDACCEIDGRLVKDLGFVTRDLSRVVIVDDNPNAYALQPENAFPIKPFNDDLNDVELKKVGEFFDGDCEKCEDMRVALKEFVGREE from the coding sequence ATGGCAACGAAACTCATCATAAAGAAATCAGCGATACCAATCAACCGTCACCAACGAAGCTGCTTCCGCCGTCACCGGAAAACTCAAATCGGATGCACATCGCCGGCGGCGACCGCTGTCATCGCTTCCATCAACAAATCGATTTACAGATGTCAACGAAGCATTCTCTGCTTATTCTCACGCGTCGACGGTCGTCTAGGAACCAGAGGATTCAAAATCCTCAAATCTCACGAATCCGCGAACAATCTCAAAACTCCGTATTCGTTGATTCACGATAGGTCCGGCAAATCGTTCGACGAGACGAAGAAGACGATCGTGTTAGACCTTGACGAGACGCTTATTCACTCGTCGATGGAGAAACCCGAAGTTCCGTACGATTTCGTGGTGAGGCCCGAGATCGACGGTCAGATCTTAACCTTCTTCGTGATCAAACGGCCAGGAGTGGACGACTTCTTGAAGAGGGTCGGGGAGAAGTACCAAATCGTTGTTTTCACGGCGGGGCTGAGAGAGTACGCTTCTCTGGTCCTCGATAAGTTGGATCCAGAGCGGCGCGTGATCTCACGGAGCTTTTACAGAGACGCTTGTTGCGAGATCGATGGGAGGTTAGTgaaggatttagggtttgtgACGAGAGATTTGAGTCgcgtggtgattgttgatgacaATCCAAACGCTTACGCGCTTCAGCCGGAGAATGCCTTTCCGATTAAACCGTTCAACGATGATTTGAACGATGTTGAGCTAAAGAAGGTCGGTGAGTTTTTTGATGGCGATTGTGAGAAGTGTGAAGACATGAGAGTTGCTCTGAAGGAGTTTGTTGGACGAGAGGAATGA